DNA sequence from the Thermodesulfobacteriota bacterium genome:
AGCAGCTTGATCTTTTTATCAGTCGTATTTTAAACACCCTTTTTCAACAGGCGGACAAACTTCCTAAAGATAACCTTCATAAACTCCTTATCTATGATCCCGAAAATGCGATGACATCGATTCATCATGTCGGCAGAAGGGTGAACGGCAGCATTCACCTGGGCAATAAAGGGTTTAATCTGGTTAAACTTCATAATTTGGGTCTCCCCGTACCCCCCGGATTTATCATCACCACCGAGGTTTTCCGATGCAAAGATGTGATTTATAGCTATTCCGCTGCTGAACAGAATTTCAAAGAACAGGTGGTCCATCACATATCTGCGGTAGAAAAAGCGACCGGTAAAAAATTTGGCGATCCGAGCAACCCGCTTCTTTTTTCCGTACGGAGCGGATCCTCTATTTCCCAGCCCGGCATGATGGACACGTTTCTTGATGTTGGAATCAACGAAGAAATTACCACCAGCCTTGCCGCCAAAAGCGGGAATGAATGGTTTGCCTGGGATAACTATCGCCGCTTTCTGCAGTGCTACGGCATGGCCTTTGGCTTGGAGAGGGATGATTTTGATGCAATCATCAGCGAATTAAAACGCAGAGCAGGCATTTCCTACAAAAGGCAATTTACCGGAAAACAGATGAAAAAGGTGGCATTCACTTATCGATCGATGATCAAAGAATCCGGCATCGAAATCATAGAAGATCCTTTCGAGCAACTTTACATGACAATAAAGAATGTTTTCGACTCATGGAAATCTTCCAGAGCAAAAACCTTCCGTAAAATCATGGGAATATCAGAGGACTGGGGTACCGCCGTTACCGTCCAATCGATGGTTTTCGGCAATATCTCCGGTTCATCCGGAAGCGGTGTTTTTTTTACCCATAATCCCAGATGGTCGGAAGACACGATAAGGTTATGGGGTGATTTTACCCTTGGCAATCAGGGGGAAGATGTGGTTGCCGGGCTGGTGAATACCCTGCCGATTTCCATCAGTCAGCAGGACATTGAAATGCGGGAAACAGATATTACCCTTGAGTCTCACTTTCCGGATATTTATCTGGCTTTAAAAGCCTGGGCAAATGATCTGATCTATAATGAAGCGTGGAGTCCTCAGGAAGTGGAGTTTACTTTTGAAACTCCGGCGATTAGTGATCTCTATCTGCTCCAGACGCGGGACATGGCCATGAGGGAACGCAAAAAGGTGATAGCCTTTGACCCTGCTGAAATTAGCGAAGAAAAATATTTGGGGCATGGTATCGGCATCAGCGGCGGAGCCATGAGCGGTCGCGTGGTTTTTAGCCTGGAAGATATAGATAAATGGAGAACCCTGGACCCGGAATCATGTTTAATTCTGGCAAGGAGCGATACAGTCCCTGATGACATCCGGGAAGTTTTTGCAGCGGATGGGCTCTTAACCGCACGTGGCGGAGTAACTTCCCATGCATCTGTGGTGGCGCACAGGCTGGGAAAAACATGTGTGGTCGGCTGCAGCGATTTGGTCTGCAAGGAAAAGGACAAAAAATGTATTTTCAATCAGGTGATGATTGAATCCGGAGGCTATATAAGCATTGACGGTCGTGAAGGATCTGTTTATCAAGGATTGATAAAGGTAAAAGAAGCATAATTGACGGTTTGGTAAAAAGCCCAACTGATGCGTTGGTGCGATTTTTCAGGAACTCAACATACCAGTTGTATTGTCTCGTTCCTGAAAAATCGCACTGCCTTGAACTTTTTACGAAACCGTCTAAATCGCAGTTTTAAGAGACCGTCAGAGTTGTTTAGCTTAAAAAAATTGCAAGGTATAAATAAAGGAGGAAACATGGAAACGACACTTGGCATAAACGGATTCGGTAGAATCGGTAAGCTGTCTCTCTGGCACCATATCGGACGAAAATATTTCAAAGAAATTGTCATCAATATTGGCCGCGAGGTGGGGACTTCTTTAGAGGATATCGCTCATTACGTGGAAAGGGATTCCACTTACGGCCTGCTCCGTCAATATTTATACGGCTATCAAGCAAAACCGGTAATCAGCGAGTTGAATCAAGAAAAAGGCTCGATGATCATAGATGGTATTTTGGTTACTTTTCTAAGATCTTCCAGGAATCCTGCCAAAATCGAATGGAAAGACAGCGGCGTAAAACTGGTTATAGACACCACCGGCCAGTTCCTTGACCCCACCCTGCCTGGCGATCATCCAAAAGGATCTGCAAGGGGCCACTTTAAAGCAGGTGCTGAAAAGGTCATTACTTCCGCACCGTTTAAAATCAAAGAAAAGGGAAAACCGATGCCGGAAGATGCGGTCACAACAGTCATGGGGATCAATGCCAGTGACTACGATCCCAGAAAGCATAGAATTATTTCCAATGCATCCTGCAGTACCACCTGCCTGGCACATATGATTAAGCCGATTCTTAATTATTTTGGTCCTAAAAAGATTTTAAGTGCGTCCATGGCCACCGTTCATGCGGCCACAGGGTCACAGCAGGTGCTGGACCGTCTGCCCAAACAGGGGAAAACCGATTTAAGAAAAAACAGAAGCATAATGAATAATATCATTTTAACCACCACCGGTGCGGCCAACGCATTACGGCTGGTGATTCCCGAAATGGACAAAATCGGCTTTATTGCAGAATCGGTCAGAATCCCCACAGTTACCGGCTCAATCATTATACTGGTCTTGGATCTTCAGGAAGAAATAAGCGGGGAGTCCGTACGCCGGGAAATGATTAATGACATATACAGGCAGGCTGCAGAAGATGACCCGTCCGGCTACCTGCATTTTTCAGAAAAGCAGAATGTTTCCTGTGACATTATCGGAACACCAAGAGCGGCCACCGTTATTGAAGGACACGAAACCCATACCCGTACCGCAGAGGTAAGCATAGACCTTAAAACGGTTCCAGGGGTAGAAAAAGAAGTGATGTCTGCGTTAAACAATACCATGCTCAGGATTCCGATCACACAGGCCGTTATATACGGCTGGTACGACAATGAGATGGGAAGTTATGTGAACATACTGGGGGACAGAACGGTGACAATCGCCGAGACGATGTAGTGACGTCAGCAAGAAAAACAGCCGGATAAGGACAAAACCGCCATAGATGCACGAAAACGGTTATGATTGAACCGAAGTCGTTCTCCGATCACTTCTAGTCCTTCTGAAATCCTTCCAATCGGTAAATACGGGATATTCTAGTGGAAACAAAGCAATCCGGTCACCCGGACAAACAGTGGAATCCATGTGAACCGCTTTATGGTTGACCATGGCCAGCTGCACCCGATTACAGGGAATTTTTAATTGCTTTAACAGATCGACCAGCGGGATCTTGGCTTTAAGATTTGTGTGAATGGTAAATTCATCTTGCTTTTTCACCCTGTTTCGCAGGGATCCGTACAAATGAAGTTGAATAGCGAATTTCATCATTATCTCCTTTTTGAAAAAAACAGCGGTAAACGATTTTATAGCAAACAGTATAAATCATAATGTGAGCAGCTGAAAATATGGTTGACTTAAGTCAAAATAAAGGGGAAGTTCTATAAAAGATTTGGCCAATCATCAGTGTATTGAGTTAATATATTGATAAAATTGAGTAAAATTGTTGACCGTTGAAATAGAAAGGTTGGGTCAGATAATGAAAAAAGGTGTAATCGGAGCCGGATTGATTTTATTCGTTTTAGTGGCAACCGGATGGAGCCTGGAGACAAAGGAGACCAAGAATATTATGTGTATCATTCAAACCAGTATGGGCAATATCGAAGTGGAACTGTTTCAAAACGATGCCCCCAAGACGGTGGCCAATTTCATTGGGCTGGCTGACGGCACCAAGGAATTTACCGATACCCACACCGGCAAAAAGGTTAAAAAATCTTTTTACGATGGTCTGATATTTCACCGGGTAATCAAGGACTTCATGCTTCAGGGTGGTTGTCCGCAGGGCGATGGCAGGGGCGGACCGGGATACTCCTTTGCCGATGAAATCGATGCCGTGGCTCTGGGTCTTGATAAAATAAAGGCCATAGACCCTAAAAAGGGCCCGCACCCTTATTTAATGATTCGCAGCCAGGAAGATTACCACCGAACCATTGTTTCGCCATTATTTAAAAGTTTGGGAATCACTTCCCAGGAAGAACTTGATAAAAGAAAGGAAGAAGTTGCCGACAGGCTAAGATCCCTTACTCTTAAACAGGCTTATGAAAATATGGGCTATTCGTACTCGGACAAGGGATCTCCCCACCCTCCGGTGCGAGGCTCTCTGGCCATGGCCAATTCAGGCCCAGATACCAACGGCTCTCAGTTTTTTATCAACCTGGTGGATACCAATTGGCTGACCGGAAAACATACCGTGTTCGGCAGGGTGATCAAGGGCATGGATGTGGTTGATAAAATAGGAGCGGTCAAAGTCGGTGCCGGAAGCAAGCCGGTTGATGAGGTAAAGATTATTTCGATACGGCGGAAAGTCTCCAACTAGTACAAAGTTTCATTAAAACATTTACATAAAATATAATATGTGATATAGCTTCTTCAAAAACTATGGAGGAAGCTATGCCAAGAAAAAGCCAAAGACCCAAATTACAATTAGAC
Encoded proteins:
- a CDS encoding glyceraldehyde 3-phosphate dehydrogenase NAD-binding domain-containing protein, which translates into the protein METTLGINGFGRIGKLSLWHHIGRKYFKEIVINIGREVGTSLEDIAHYVERDSTYGLLRQYLYGYQAKPVISELNQEKGSMIIDGILVTFLRSSRNPAKIEWKDSGVKLVIDTTGQFLDPTLPGDHPKGSARGHFKAGAEKVITSAPFKIKEKGKPMPEDAVTTVMGINASDYDPRKHRIISNASCSTTCLAHMIKPILNYFGPKKILSASMATVHAATGSQQVLDRLPKQGKTDLRKNRSIMNNIILTTTGAANALRLVIPEMDKIGFIAESVRIPTVTGSIIILVLDLQEEISGESVRREMINDIYRQAAEDDPSGYLHFSEKQNVSCDIIGTPRAATVIEGHETHTRTAEVSIDLKTVPGVEKEVMSALNNTMLRIPITQAVIYGWYDNEMGSYVNILGDRTVTIAETM
- a CDS encoding peptidylprolyl isomerase, with amino-acid sequence MKKGVIGAGLILFVLVATGWSLETKETKNIMCIIQTSMGNIEVELFQNDAPKTVANFIGLADGTKEFTDTHTGKKVKKSFYDGLIFHRVIKDFMLQGGCPQGDGRGGPGYSFADEIDAVALGLDKIKAIDPKKGPHPYLMIRSQEDYHRTIVSPLFKSLGITSQEELDKRKEEVADRLRSLTLKQAYENMGYSYSDKGSPHPPVRGSLAMANSGPDTNGSQFFINLVDTNWLTGKHTVFGRVIKGMDVVDKIGAVKVGAGSKPVDEVKIISIRRKVSN